The genomic window AACTAGGAAACTGGTTGTAAAATAATTTTACCGAATCAACAAATATAATAGCGTTACCATTTGGTAGCGCTTTTTTATTTTATATACTTTTGTTATTCTAAAATGAAGGACTACAGAACACCTAACTAGTTTTAATCCTTAATTATTATTGAAATCTATTTATGATCGATAAAAACGCCATTTTTAAAATACAAACTCAAGCCGAATTCGAAGCTTTAGCATTAGAAGTTTTTAGATTTCAATTTAAGAACAATCGAGTTTATCGTTCATTCTGCGACTTACTATACAAACACCCTACCGATATAAAAACGGTTATCGATATTCCTTTTTTACCTATTCAATTTTTTAAAACACGTGATATTTTAAGTACTAAAAATGAAGTAAAAACAACCTTTACAAGTTCTGGAACTACCGGAAGTGAAACAAGCAAACACCATGTAACAGATTTAGATATCTACGAGCAAAGTTTCAATAAAGGATTTGAGTATTTTTATGGTGCTATTGAAGATTATGTTGTTTTAGGTCTGTTACCATCTTATTTAGAACGCAAAGGCTCTTCTTTAATATATATGGTAGATGCCATGATTTCCAAATCAAAACATCATGAAAGTGGGTTTTACCTTGATAATATTTCAGAATTAAAAGATACTTTGATAAAACTAGATTCCGAAGGTAAAAAAATATTACTTATCGGTGTTTCTTTTGCTTTGCTAGATTTAGTTGAAATGCACCAATTCAACTTAAAAAACACTATCATAATGGAAACTGGTGGGATGAAAGGGCGCCGAAAAGAATTAATTCGTGAAGAACTACACAAACAATTAAAAACAGGTTTTGGAGTTAACAACATCCATAGTGAATATGGCATGACTGAGTTATTGAGCCAAGGTTACTCTCAAGGTAACGGTACATTTAAGTGTCCAAATTGGATGCGAATTTTAACACGCGACACTGAAGACGCCTTAACCATAAACACGAATGGAAAAGCTGGCGGTATTAATGTAATAGATTTAGCTAATATTAATTCTTGTTCTTTTATTGCAACCCAAGATTTGGGACGTGTAGATCGTGATGGCTCTTTTGAAGTTATTGGCCGTTTTGATAATTCGGATATTCGTGGTTGTAACTTAATGGTACTTTAATATAAAAAAACTTGTAAGTAATGAAAAACATAAACGACTAAACTATCGCTAAGTAAAAGAAAAATTTAGTAATAAATTTGGTTAATTGATAAGGCCCGATGTAAAAATCGGGCTTTGTTATTTTTAAGAATTAATTAATTGAAAACGTATCGCGATCATTTAGGAACTTAAGCTTGTTTCTATAAGCGTCTACATGCCTTTTCTCTAAAGTAATAACTTGAGTTTCCTCCTCATGAGGTTTAAAAGCAGTCAATTGGTTTCCTAAAACATCATAAACAGCCGAATGTCCAGAATATTCACTATTCACACCATCTACTCCTACTCGATTTACACCAATACAATAACTCATATTTTCAATAGCGCGTGCTTTTAACAGCGTATCCCAAGCAGAAACTCTAGGTTTCGGCCAATTGGCTACATAAATTAACACATCGTAATTTTCGATGTTCCGTGCCCAAACAGGGAAACGTAAATCATAACAAATTAACGGACAAATTTTCCAGCCTTTATAATTTATAATTACTTTTTTGTTGCCTTCAGAATACGTTTTTTCCTCGCCAACCAAGGTAAAAGCATGGCGTTTATTATAAATAGTAATTTTACCAGAAGGTTCAACAAATAATAAACGGTTATAGTATTTATTTTCTTCTTTTATAACTAGACTTCCAACAATAGCCGCATCGTTTTCCATAGCCATGTCTTGCATCCAAGTTACCGTTTCGCCTTCCATGGTTTCAGCAACTTTTCCCGCATTCATGGTAAAACCGCTTGTAAACATTTCAGGCAGTATAATTAGATTTATACTGCCTGAAATTTGTTTTATTTTCTCTGTAAACTTTTCACGGTTCTCTTTTGGGTTTTCCCAAACTAAATTAGCTTGAATTAATGCAACCTTTAGCTCCTTCTCCATACCGTGGTTTTGTTTTTATAATTTACGTTTTGTTTTTTCCAGCTTTTCTTTAAGCTTTTCAATTTTATCAAGCGATTTCTTTTCATCAACCGGAGACAATTTACCTTTATTTTTTAACTTTTCATATTTCTTGATTGCATCTTTATGTTTTTTGCCTGCTTTTTCAAAATTAGATTTCGCTTTCTCTTTCGCCTTCAAAGCTTTTTCAGATTTCTTTTGTTCTTTTTGAGCTTTTTTTAATGCTTTTTCTTGATCATTTTGGGCTTTTTCTTCTTTCTTAATAGCCTTTTCTTTGTCTTTACGCTCGTCTTCTTTTTTCTTTAAAGCATCTTTTACCTTCTTATTTTCTTCTTTTACTCGATTTGCTTCAGCTTTAGCTTTATTAGCTTCTACTTTAGCCGCTGCATTAGTTTTTTCTAATTCAGCCTTTTTAATACTAAAAGCATCTTTTATTTGTTGCTTATCTTCAACAGATAATGCTTTTGTAACATCGGCGCCATCCTTTAAAATCTTGTCGCCTTTTACTTGATATGTTACTTCTTTAAATATTACTTCTTGAGCTTGTAGTGTTAATCCAAAAACCATACATGCAACTATCATCCAAATTTTCATAATCTATTTTTTAAAATTACTTTATATAAATTTAGACACCATTATATAAAAAAGGTTACCTATTTAAGATGAATTTAACTAAAATAATTTAGACAAACATGAACCCAAATTTTCAAAACCCGAATTTACATAACAAATCCACATTATATGTTCGTCCAATAAGGATATTAACCCTTTTTAAATGAAGTATATTTCCCGAAGTTTTATCAACAAACTTGCCATTAACAATAAATGATTTATGTGTTTGAAAAGTGTAAACGATGTCTCTTTAACTTTGTAAACCATGTGCCTTTACCGTACCAAAATTATTATTAAGTATGAACTTACAACCAGATAATAAAAATATAGTAAACGTAGTTAAAAAATTTAAAAGTGAACAAAATAAGCGGACAAAACTAAACTTTAATTCCTGCTACATTCTAGTTAGTCAAACACTTCTAAAACCTTTATTTTCAGGTTTTGATCCTGTTGAGTTTGTTGCCTAATAGGTTTTTTTTGAATTTTTCATTTCTCGAAATAACTAATCTAAATAATCTCCATTTTCTTCAGTAAAAAAGAGGCATTCATATTTTTACAAACACCATTTTTAAGTGTATAATCAAAATGAAGTTCATCATTTATAATTTCAGCATCGAAATAGTAGTTTTTTACTTGCGGTAATTCTTTTTCAATATCACATAAACTTAAATCGTGTGTTGCAATAATTCCAGTAGCGTTAGAAGCAACAAGTTTTTCAACAAATTTACGCGACCCAATAGCTTTATCCGTACTATTTGTTCCTTTCAAAATTTCATCTAAAATTATAAAATACGGTTCCTTTTGGATGGCATCAACAATATATTTTAAACGTGTTAATTCCGAAAAGAAATACGAACTATCATCAGTCAACGAATCTGTGGTACGCATGCTCGTAATCAATTTTACAGGCGAATACTCACTCGCTTTCGCACAAACAGGCAAACCAATATTAGCCATTACAATATGTAAAGACATGGTTCTCAAAAAGGTACTTTTCCCTGCCATATTTGCTCCGGTTACAATAAAAAACTGTTCGTTTTCTATTGTAACATTACTATCTACACGCTTTGTTTTATTTAATAAAGGATGCCCTAAACCGGTTGCTTTTATAACAGAACCATGCTTCGCTATTTTAGGAAACACAAATTCCGGATGATTAAAATGAAATCCGCCTAAAGAGTTATAAGCATCGAAAAAGGAAACCACTTCAAACCAATCTTCAACTTTATCAGCATATTGATTAATCCATTTTTCAATACGGTAGCTATTTTTAATATCCGATAGAAATAACCCATTCGCAAAAATGGCCGAAATAATATTGTTTCGGTTATCCAAAGCATCTAAACCTTTTGAAA from Algibacter sp. L1A34 includes these protein-coding regions:
- a CDS encoding amidohydrolase translates to MEKELKVALIQANLVWENPKENREKFTEKIKQISGSINLIILPEMFTSGFTMNAGKVAETMEGETVTWMQDMAMENDAAIVGSLVIKEENKYYNRLLFVEPSGKITIYNKRHAFTLVGEEKTYSEGNKKVIINYKGWKICPLICYDLRFPVWARNIENYDVLIYVANWPKPRVSAWDTLLKARAIENMSYCIGVNRVGVDGVNSEYSGHSAVYDVLGNQLTAFKPHEEETQVITLEKRHVDAYRNKLKFLNDRDTFSIN
- a CDS encoding acyl transferase, whose protein sequence is MIDKNAIFKIQTQAEFEALALEVFRFQFKNNRVYRSFCDLLYKHPTDIKTVIDIPFLPIQFFKTRDILSTKNEVKTTFTSSGTTGSETSKHHVTDLDIYEQSFNKGFEYFYGAIEDYVVLGLLPSYLERKGSSLIYMVDAMISKSKHHESGFYLDNISELKDTLIKLDSEGKKILLIGVSFALLDLVEMHQFNLKNTIIMETGGMKGRRKELIREELHKQLKTGFGVNNIHSEYGMTELLSQGYSQGNGTFKCPNWMRILTRDTEDALTINTNGKAGGINVIDLANINSCSFIATQDLGRVDRDGSFEVIGRFDNSDIRGCNLMVL